A single Pseudomonas putida DNA region contains:
- the cadR gene encoding cadmium resistance transcriptional regulator CadR, whose amino-acid sequence MKIGELAKATDCAVETIRYYEREQLLPEPARSEGNYRQYTQAHVERLTFIRNCRTLDMTLDEIRSLLRLRDSPDDSCGSVNALIDEHIEHVQARIDGLVALQEQLVELRRRCNAQGAECAILQQLETNGAVSVPDTEHSHVGRSHGH is encoded by the coding sequence ATGAAGATCGGAGAGCTGGCCAAAGCCACCGATTGCGCCGTGGAAACCATCCGTTATTACGAGCGTGAACAACTGCTGCCGGAGCCTGCGCGCTCCGAGGGCAATTACCGGCAGTACACCCAGGCCCACGTCGAACGGCTGACCTTCATCCGCAACTGCCGGACGCTGGACATGACCCTGGACGAAATCCGCAGCCTGCTGCGCCTGCGCGACAGCCCCGACGACTCGTGCGGTAGCGTCAATGCGCTAATCGATGAGCATATCGAGCATGTGCAGGCGCGTATCGATGGCTTGGTAGCGTTGCAGGAGCAGCTGGTTGAGCTGCGTCGGCGCTGCAATGCGCAAGGGGCGGAGTGCGCGATCTTGCAGCAACTTGAGACGAATGGGGCGGTATCGGTGCCGGATACCGAACATTCGCATGTAGGCCGAAGCCACGGACATTGA
- a CDS encoding thymidylate synthase, which translates to MKQYLDLVRDVIENGTLQGNRTGIRTISLPGAMLRFDLQKGFPAITTRKLAFKSAIGEMVGFLRGVKNAGEFRELGCKVWDQNANENAQWLANPFRQGHDDLGEIYGVQWRQWPGYKRIPLSNPAAIEMAEKAGFRRIAQDEEDGVAFVILYKAIDQVRQCLDTIANDPGSRRILFHGWNCAQLDEMALPPCHLLYQFHPNVETKEISLTLYIRSNDLGLGTPFNLTEGAALLSLFGRLTGYTPRWFTYFIGDAHVYENHLDMLNEQLKREPLEAPKLVISDRVPEFAKTGKYEPEWLEKIEPSDFSLEGYEHHAPMTAPMAV; encoded by the coding sequence ATGAAACAGTATCTGGACCTGGTCCGCGACGTCATCGAGAACGGCACGCTGCAGGGCAACCGCACCGGCATCCGCACCATCAGCCTGCCGGGCGCGATGCTGCGTTTCGACCTGCAGAAGGGCTTCCCGGCCATCACCACGCGCAAGCTGGCGTTCAAGTCGGCGATCGGCGAGATGGTCGGTTTCCTGCGTGGCGTGAAGAATGCCGGTGAATTCCGCGAGCTGGGCTGCAAGGTCTGGGACCAGAACGCCAACGAGAACGCCCAGTGGCTGGCCAACCCGTTCCGTCAGGGCCATGACGACCTTGGCGAGATCTACGGCGTGCAATGGCGCCAGTGGCCGGGCTACAAGCGCATCCCGCTGAGCAACCCGGCGGCCATCGAAATGGCCGAGAAGGCGGGATTCCGCCGCATCGCCCAGGACGAAGAGGACGGCGTAGCGTTCGTCATCCTGTACAAGGCCATCGACCAGGTGCGCCAGTGCCTGGACACCATCGCCAACGACCCGGGTAGCCGGCGCATCCTGTTCCACGGCTGGAACTGCGCCCAGCTCGACGAAATGGCCTTGCCGCCGTGCCACCTGTTGTACCAGTTCCACCCGAATGTCGAGACCAAGGAAATTTCCCTGACTCTCTATATCCGTTCCAACGACCTGGGCCTGGGCACACCGTTCAACCTCACCGAGGGCGCGGCGCTGCTATCGCTGTTCGGCCGCCTGACCGGTTACACCCCGCGCTGGTTCACCTACTTCATCGGCGATGCCCATGTGTATGAAAACCACCTGGACATGCTCAACGAGCAGCTCAAGCGCGAGCCACTGGAAGCGCCGAAGCTGGTGATCAGTGATCGTGTGCCGGAGTTTGCCAAGACCGGCAAGTACGAGCCGGAGTGGCTGGAAAAGATCGAGCCGAGCGACTTCAGCCTGGAAGGGTACGAGCACCATGCGCCGATGACGGCGCCGATGGCGGTCTGA